A single genomic interval of Anthonomus grandis grandis chromosome 17, icAntGran1.3, whole genome shotgun sequence harbors:
- the LOC126746491 gene encoding serine/threonine-protein phosphatase 2A 55 kDa regulatory subunit B alpha isoform isoform X1 yields MKYRQRQSNGISGQGHPKRSRISKSPPASRVMAGGNGETQWCFSQVKGTLDDDVTEADIISCVEFNHDGELLATGDKGGRVVIFQRDPMSKAALPRRGEYNVYSTFQSHEPEFDYLKSLEIEEKINKIRWLKRRNPAHFLLSTNDKTIKLWKVSERDKKVEGYNTRAENGSLVDPASVSALRVPTIKPMELMVEASPRRIFANAHTYHINSISVNSDQETYLSADDLRINLWHLEITDQSFNIVDIKPTNMEELTEVITAAEFHPVDCNHFVYSSSKGTIRLCDMRASALCDRHAKLFEEPEDPTNRSFFSEIISSISDVKLSNNGRYMISRDYLSVKVWDLHMETKPIETYPVHEYLRAKLCSLYENDCIFDKFECCWNGNDTAIMTGSYNNFFRIFDRTTKRDVTLEASRDIAKPRTLLRPRKVCSQGKRKKDEISVDCLDFNKKILHTAWHPLENIIAVAATNNLFLFQDKF; encoded by the exons GAGGCAATGGAGAAACCCAATGGTGCTTCTCGCAAGTAAAGGGAACCTTAGACGATGACGTTACCGAGGCGGATATCATTTCTTGTGTAGAATTCAACCATGACGGGGAACTATTGGCCACCGGAGACAAGGGTGGCAGGGTCGTTATTTTCCAAAGAGATCCGATGAGCAAAGCCGCACTGCCTAGAAGGGGAGAATATAACGTATATTCCACATTTCAA AGCCATGAGCCCGAATTCGACTACTTAAAAAGCCTAGAAATAgaagagaaaattaataaaatacgtTGGTTAAAGCGTCGCAATCCCGCCCACTTTCTACTCTCCACCAATgacaaaactattaaattatggAAGGTGTCCGAGAGGGACAAGAAAGTCGAGGGTTACAACACCAGGGCGGAAAATG gttCTCTAGTCGATCCCGCTTCAGTAAGTGCCCTGAGGGTGCCAACGATCAAACCGATGGAATTGATGGTGGAGGCGAGTCCGCGACGTATATTCGCCAACGCGCACACGTACCACATTAACTCGATCTCGGTCAATTCCGATCAGGAAACCTATTTATCAGCTGATGATTTGCGCATTAATCTGTGGCACCTGGAGATTACCGATCAGAGCTTTAATATCGTCGATATCAAACCGACCAATATGGAGGAACTTACCGAGGTTATCACCGCCGCCGAGTTCCATCCGGTCGATTGTAACCATTTTGTTTATAGTAGTAGTAAGGGAACTATTAG ATTATGTGATATGCGCGCGTCGGCGTTGTGCGATCGGCACGCGAAATTATTCGAGGAGCCCGAAGACCCGACGAACCGTAGCTTCTTCTCGGAAATCATATCGAGCATCAGTGATGTGAAATTATCAAATAACGGACGGTACATGATCTCGCGGGACTATCTCTCCGTCAAAGTATGGGATTTACATATGGAGACTAAACCTATTGAAACTTATCCG GTACACGAATACCTGCGCGCCAAACTGTGCTCCCTCTACGAGAACGACTGTATCTTTGATAAGTTCGAGTGCTGCTGGAACGGCAACGATACCGCAATCATGACCGGCTCGTACAACAATTTCTTCCGGATATTCGATCGCACCACGAAACGGGACGTCACCTTGGAGGCGTCCCGGGACATCGCCAAACCGCGGACTTTATTGAGGCCGCGCAAGGTGTGCTCCCAAGGTAAACGGAAAAAGGACGAGATCAGCGTCGACTGTCTGgactttaataagaaaattttacataCCGCGTGGCACCCGTTAGAGAATATTATCGCGGTCGCCGCGACGAATAACCTGTTTTTGTTCCAGGACAAGTTTTAG
- the LOC126746491 gene encoding protein phosphatase PP2A 55 kDa regulatory subunit isoform X2 codes for MEAGGNGETQWCFSQVKGTLDDDVTEADIISCVEFNHDGELLATGDKGGRVVIFQRDPMSKAALPRRGEYNVYSTFQSHEPEFDYLKSLEIEEKINKIRWLKRRNPAHFLLSTNDKTIKLWKVSERDKKVEGYNTRAENGSLVDPASVSALRVPTIKPMELMVEASPRRIFANAHTYHINSISVNSDQETYLSADDLRINLWHLEITDQSFNIVDIKPTNMEELTEVITAAEFHPVDCNHFVYSSSKGTIRLCDMRASALCDRHAKLFEEPEDPTNRSFFSEIISSISDVKLSNNGRYMISRDYLSVKVWDLHMETKPIETYPVHEYLRAKLCSLYENDCIFDKFECCWNGNDTAIMTGSYNNFFRIFDRTTKRDVTLEASRDIAKPRTLLRPRKVCSQGKRKKDEISVDCLDFNKKILHTAWHPLENIIAVAATNNLFLFQDKF; via the exons GAGGCAATGGAGAAACCCAATGGTGCTTCTCGCAAGTAAAGGGAACCTTAGACGATGACGTTACCGAGGCGGATATCATTTCTTGTGTAGAATTCAACCATGACGGGGAACTATTGGCCACCGGAGACAAGGGTGGCAGGGTCGTTATTTTCCAAAGAGATCCGATGAGCAAAGCCGCACTGCCTAGAAGGGGAGAATATAACGTATATTCCACATTTCAA AGCCATGAGCCCGAATTCGACTACTTAAAAAGCCTAGAAATAgaagagaaaattaataaaatacgtTGGTTAAAGCGTCGCAATCCCGCCCACTTTCTACTCTCCACCAATgacaaaactattaaattatggAAGGTGTCCGAGAGGGACAAGAAAGTCGAGGGTTACAACACCAGGGCGGAAAATG gttCTCTAGTCGATCCCGCTTCAGTAAGTGCCCTGAGGGTGCCAACGATCAAACCGATGGAATTGATGGTGGAGGCGAGTCCGCGACGTATATTCGCCAACGCGCACACGTACCACATTAACTCGATCTCGGTCAATTCCGATCAGGAAACCTATTTATCAGCTGATGATTTGCGCATTAATCTGTGGCACCTGGAGATTACCGATCAGAGCTTTAATATCGTCGATATCAAACCGACCAATATGGAGGAACTTACCGAGGTTATCACCGCCGCCGAGTTCCATCCGGTCGATTGTAACCATTTTGTTTATAGTAGTAGTAAGGGAACTATTAG ATTATGTGATATGCGCGCGTCGGCGTTGTGCGATCGGCACGCGAAATTATTCGAGGAGCCCGAAGACCCGACGAACCGTAGCTTCTTCTCGGAAATCATATCGAGCATCAGTGATGTGAAATTATCAAATAACGGACGGTACATGATCTCGCGGGACTATCTCTCCGTCAAAGTATGGGATTTACATATGGAGACTAAACCTATTGAAACTTATCCG GTACACGAATACCTGCGCGCCAAACTGTGCTCCCTCTACGAGAACGACTGTATCTTTGATAAGTTCGAGTGCTGCTGGAACGGCAACGATACCGCAATCATGACCGGCTCGTACAACAATTTCTTCCGGATATTCGATCGCACCACGAAACGGGACGTCACCTTGGAGGCGTCCCGGGACATCGCCAAACCGCGGACTTTATTGAGGCCGCGCAAGGTGTGCTCCCAAGGTAAACGGAAAAAGGACGAGATCAGCGTCGACTGTCTGgactttaataagaaaattttacataCCGCGTGGCACCCGTTAGAGAATATTATCGCGGTCGCCGCGACGAATAACCTGTTTTTGTTCCAGGACAAGTTTTAG